In Streptomyces rapamycinicus NRRL 5491, the genomic stretch CCGGGGTGGGCCGGAACTGGTTGTCGATGATGACCGTGATGCTCCGGCCGCCCTCGAGCAACTGCGCGAGACTCGGCCCGGCCACCGGGTTGGCCAGTGCGCGCCGCGCCTCGTCGGTGGTGTTCTTCACCGCGGGGGGTTCGTCGGGGTAGACCGCCGCGAGCAAGTTCCGCTCGGGGATGTCGAGGCCGAGTTCCTCGCGGCGGACGTTGCTCTCGTCGTCCATGACGCCGATGGTCAGCGGGTCCAGCGACTCGTAGGGAATTCGTGCGTGGAAAGTTCCGGTCATCGTCGACCTCTTCGCAAGCGGCGCAACCATGCTCAATGGACCATATGTTTAAGACGGTTGATCAATATATCGGAAGCTAGGCGAGATTTCAGATCCTGTCAACGCATCCTGTCAACGCCTCCTGTCAACGCCTCCTCGCCACGCTCGCGCATGCGGCGGCCCCGTCACAGACCGCTGCCGACCTGCTCGGCCCGTTCCGGCCGCCGGCCGAAGGACACCGAGCCCCGGGTTTCCGGAACGGCGATGAGCGTGACGACGAACACCAGGCTCGCCCCGGCCAGGAAGAACACCAGCCGCGAGGGCACATCGGTGAGATCGGGACTGAGCAGGCTGACGAAGGTCGGCATGAGCCCGCCGAGCATGAAGCCCAGGTTCCAGCTGACCGCCGTTCCCCTGGCCCGCAGCTCCGTCGGATACCGCTCGTTCAGGAAGATCATCAGTGGCGCGTAGGCCGCGTTGGACAGCATCACCATGAGCACGCACAGCACCGCGACCACGGCGCCGCGCTCTCCCCCGGCCGCCGCGATGGCCCACACCACGGCCGGCAGGGCGAGGAGGTTGCACAGCCCGAATCCCAGCATGGTCCTGCGCCGGCCGATCCGTTCGCTCAGCTCCCCCGCCCCGATCGCCGCGACCACCACCGCCAGGCTGGACACCAGGAGGATGAACCCTCGCATGCCTTCGGTGACGGGCACGATCTCGCTGAGCAGGGTGGGCAGGAAGCCCGACGTCAGGTAGTACTGCGCCCCGCCACCGGCCGCGACGGCGACGTTCAGCGCGAGGATCTTCTTGCCGTTGCCGCGGAGTAGTTCACGGAACGGCACCGGCTCGGGGGCCCGGTCGGTATCACTTCCCTCCCAGGCCGGTGATTCCTCGACCTTCCTGGCGACGAACAGGCTCAGCAGCGCGCCGCCGAGCCCGCAGAAGAACAGCACCCGCCAGCCCCAGGCGTCGAAGGCCGGGCCGGGAAACGCCGCGGAGACACCGATGTACGCCACGCTGGCCAGCGCCCCGCCCAGGCCCGCCCCGCCGGCACCGATCAGTCCGCTCATCAGCCCCCGCCACCGCGGGCCGATGCTCTCCGTGCCCAAGGTGTGCGTGGTCGCGGTGACGCCGCCGACGAACAGGCCCTGCACCACCCGGAGGGTCAGGAAGAGGATGGGAGCGAGCACACCGACGGCGGCGTAATCCGGCACGAGTCCCATGGCCGCCGTGGTCAGGCCCACGCCGCTCATCACCACGACCATGGCCTTTTTGCGGCCTCTGCGGTCGGCCACTTCGCCGAAGAGGGCGGCACCGGCGGGACGCATGACCACGGTGACGGCGAACGAGCCGAACACCGCGGCCATCCCGAGTGTCGGATTGGATGTCGGGAAGATGCTCTCGCTGACCGGCCCCGCGACGTAGAGCAGCAGGAACAGATCGAAAAGGTCGAACGACCACCCCGCGACCGAGGCGAAAACGGCGGCACCTGGCGACTTCGCGGGCTGTCGGGTGGCGGGACTCATGGTGTTCTCCTCGTCTCGGAGTGGGCATACGGGAGGGCCCCGTGGCTTCGGCGGGAGTCCACGGGCGGCGCGGTCGGCGGGGAGGGGTACCACTAACACCTGCGGCTAACGCTCCTTGTCCCGGCCGCTCCGCCGACGCGGTCCGGCACCGCGCAGCAGCCGCCTGACGCGGTCGAGCAAGGGCGCGAACACCAGGCTCAGGGCGCTGGGGGCCTTCACCGGCCCGGAGGGCGCCTGCCCCGATGTCGCCGCTTCGGTGACGGCGTCGGCGAACTGCTCGAACATCCGGCGGCTGACGTCACCGGCGAGAGCGCGACCGAACTGGGCGATGCGGCCGGTGAGATAGACCTTGGCGTCGGCGTGCATGGCGGTGCCGGTCCCGGTGGCCTCGGTGGTCAGTGTGATGTCCGCCTGTGTCTGCGCCCCGCCGGTGTCCTGGCCTTGCGCGATCGCCCGCAGCCGACCGGCCTCGCGGTCGTGTTCGAGGATCTGCGCCACTCCGTTGAAGGCCAGTTTGATCGGCCCCACGGAGACCCGGGCCCTGCCCGCGTAGTGGCCATTGCCGTAGTCGTCGGTGAGCTCCGCGCCCGGCAGGCAGCGCGCGAGCAAGTAGATGTCGTCGAGAACGCCCCAGACCCGGTCCTCGGGCAGGTCGATCTCCGTGGTGATCCGCACCGCGATGGTGGGATCGCCGCTGGGCAGCACGATGTCCTGGACGCTCGGCGACACCGTGTCCCCGGCCTCATCCGGACCGCCGGACGCGTCCGTGCCCTGCCCGGCCCGGCCGACCAGCGCCGTGCGCACGCAGTTGCCCGGCCCGGGGATGCCCTCGGGGTGTGCGCGCCGGGTCTGGTCCACCGCGGTGAGGATGTTCCGGTACCCGGTGCAGCGGCAGATGACGCCCGACAGCTCCTCCGGCAGCTCCTCCTCGGTGACGTCCGGCTTGTTGACCAGCAGGTCGTAGGAGCTCATCAGGAAGCCGGGGGTGCAGAAGCCGCACTGCAGGGCGTGGTGGCGCCCGAACGACTCCTGCAGCGGGTGCAGGGAGTCGGGCCGCCCGAGGCCCTCGACGGTGACGATGTCCGTCCCGTCCAGCTGCACGGCGAACAGCAGACAGGCGCGGGCCGCCTCGCCGTCGACGAGCACGGTGCACATACCGCAGACCCCGTGCTCGCAGCCGACATGCGTACCGGTGAGGCCGAGGTGGTCACGCAACGCGTCGGCCAGGGTGACCCGCGCCGGGAGGCTCAGCACCGTGGGCGTCCCGTTGACGGTCATCCTGACCTCGACCGGGTCGTCCGCGCCGGCCTTCACCGGGCGCGGCGTACGGGGCCCCGCCTCGCGGGACCCGGCTTCGCCGACGGTCACGTGGTCACCTCCTCGGCGCCATCGCGGGCGCGCTCGTAAGCCTTGGACAGTTCCCGGCCGGCCAGGGCGAGCAGCAGCCGGCGCCGGTAGTCCCTGGACGCGTGGATGTCGCCGTCGGTGTCGACGATCTCCTCGACGACGGCGACGAGTTGTTCCTTGAGCCGACCCGCGAGCCCGTCGCCGCCGTCGTTGACCGCGGCGGCGAGCCGCTCGGAGAGATCACGGGTGACCGGCCGGTCGGACACGCCGAACGCGGTCATCGTCGCCTCCGGGCCGCCCGCGCGCAGACGTACCCGCACGGCGACGCCCGCGAGCGCGAAGTCGCCGTGGCGACGGGCGATTTCGGCGAACCCGAACCCCTCCCCCGCGGCGGCCACGGGCAGCCGTACGGAGGTGAGGATCTCGTCGGGGGTCAGCGCCGTGGTCATCGCACCGTGGAAGAACTCCCGGGCGGACACGCGCCGGTGGCCGTTCGGTCCGGACAGCGTCAGCTCCGCGTCGAGGCAGCAGGCCACGGCGGGAAGCTCGGCCGCCGGGTCGGCATGGGCGAGGCTGCCGCACACCGTCCCCCGGCTGCGCAGCTCGCGGTGGCCCACCCAGGGCAGCGCCAGGCGCAGCAGGGGAACGCTCGCGCCGAGCGGATCCCGCTCCACACGGCGCTGCCGTACGGTCGCGCCGATGTGCAGGGCCGGTCCGGAGCGGGTCAGCGCGCCGAGCTCTTCGACGGAGTTGATGTCGATCAGCGTGTCGGGGCGGGCGAGCCGCATGGCGAGCACCGGTGTCAGCGACTGCCCGCCCGCGATGACCTTGCCGCCCCCGCGGGTCTCCGCCAGTTCGGCGATCGCGTCGGAGAGGCGCGAGGGACGAACGTAGGCGAACGGTGCGGCTTTCATGGATCAGATCACCGGCCCTGGAACTTCGGGGCCCGCTTCTCGCCGAACGCGGCGACGCCCTCGGCGAAGTCATGGCTCGACCGCAGCATCGCGTACGCCTTGCGCTCCAGCTCGATCCCCGAGTAGAGCGGTGCATCGATCCCCTTGTCGAGCACCTCCTTGGCGGTGCGCAGGGCCAGTGGCGAGTAGCCCAGCATGGTCTTCACCACCCGTTCGACCTCCGCGTCCAGCGCCGCGCGATCGGGCAGCACGGCCGACACCAGGCCCCAGTCCCCTGCCTGCCGCGCCGTGATGCGGGTCGCGGTCATGACGTGGTACTTGGCGCGGGAGAGACCGATGAGCCGGGCGAGGCGCTGGGTGCCGCCGGAGCCGGGGATCATGCCCAGGCGCATCTCCGGAAGGGCGAACTCGCTGCGCTCGGTGGCGATACGGATGTCCGTGGACAGCGCGAGCTCGAAGCCGACGCCGAAGCAGTAGCCGTCGACCGCGGCGATGACCGGCTTCGGACTGCGGGACGGTGCCGTGATGTTCTGGCCCAGATCGGTGAAGCCGACGGGCTCCATCTCCATGAAGCCGGGGATGTCGCCGCCCGAGGTGAAGTGCTCGCCCTCGCCCCGGACGACCACGACCCGCACGTTCTCGTCCGCGTCGAGCTCGGCGAAGCGGTCGGCCATCGCCTGGCGGGTCTCCATGGTGACGATGTTGTACTTGCCGTGATCGAGGGTCAGGTAGGCGACACGTCCGTCGTGGCCGTGGTCCAGCCCGATCCGGCCTCCGGTCAGTGCCATGTCACAGGTCCCTTTCATTGTCGGTGCCGTTGAGCAGCTCGTTGAGCACGTTGCCGTGGAGGGGCAGAGTGGTGATGTCCACGCCCGCGGGAGCGAGCGCGTCGGCGACCGCGTTGGCGATCGCGACGGGAAGGCTCATGCTGCTGCCCTCACCGCAGCCCTTCGCGCCGAGGCGGGTGAGGGGTGAGGGGGTCTCGAGGTGGTCGCTGTTGAGCGCGTACCGTGTCTCGGCCGTCGTGGGACACAGGTAGTCCATGAACGTGGCCGTCGGTTGTCCGGCGTCGGTGTAGCGCATCTCCTCGAACATCGCGCCGCCCATGGCGTGCGCGAGCGCGCCGTGGATCTGGCCTTCGAGGAGCGTGGGGTTGAGGATGGTGCCCGGGTCGTGGACGGTCACCACCTTCTCGAGCCGGAGCTGCCGGGTCTCGGCGTCGATCGTCACGGTGGCGAGCTCGGCGACGAATCCGTAGCACAGGCTCGAGTTGATCTGGTCGTTCCGGCGGGCGGCCTTCGCCTGAGGCGGTGTGAAGGCGGCCTCCTCGTACAGCCGCGCGGTGGTGCCCTCGGGCAGCGCTCCGGGATCCCAGTGGACCAGCCCGGCCGCGTGCCGGAACAGCACCGACCGCTCGGGCTCGGCCCGGACCCGGACCCTGCCGTCGGCGAGTTCCACCTCGTCCCGGCGGACGTCCAGCAAGGTGGCACCGGCGACCTTGACGGTCTCGGCCAGCTTCTCACCGGCCTCGACCAGCGCGCTGGTCAGCAGGGGGGCGAACCGCGACGAATAGCTGCCGGAGGTCACCGTCCAGGGGGTGGTGGCGGTGTCCATCTCGACCACCGGACGGACCTGGTCCAGCGGCAGCCCGAGCTGTTCGGCGACCACGGCCTGGGCGACCGTGGCGTGGCCCTGCCCCTGCGGCACGGTGCCCAGCAGGACGGACACAACGCCGTTGAGGTCGACGCTGACGCGTACGTGTTCGGTGGAGCCGGACTTGCCGCGCCCCGCCGTGCGCTGTTCGGCCGGGGTGGCCAGGCTGACATAGCCGATGTTGGTCGCCGACGGGTCGACGATGGTGGCGACGCCGATGCCGTAGTACTCACCGCGCTCCCGCGCCGCGCGCTGCTCCTCCCGGAGTGCCTGGTAGTCGGCGTTCTTCAGCAGCATGTCCAGCGCCCGCTGGTAGTCGCCCGAATCGTAGACGCCGCCGGTCGGAGTGGCGTACGGGAAGTCCGCACTGCCCACGAGGTTGCGCTGCCGCAGTTCGACCGGGTCCAGGCCGCACACCCCGGCGATCTGGTCCATCAGCCGCTCCAGGCCGAAGTACAGCTGCTGGCCGCCGAATCCGCGGTTGAGTCCGGTGGGCGTCTTGTTGGTCACGACCGCGCGGGAGCGGATCCGCACGGCGTCGATCGTGTACGCGCCGGTGATGTTGCCGAAACAGCGGTACAGCGTGCTGGGCTCCGGCGGGCGGAGATACGCGCCGACGTTGTCCACCAGATCCGCGCGGAGTGCCCGCACCTCGCCGTCGGCGGAGACCGCGGCCTCGAACCACATCACGCGGTCGGATCCGGCGGAGCTCGCGAGCATGTGCTCGATACGGTCCTCGGTCCAGCGCACCGGGCGGCCGGCGTGCTTGCTGGCCAGCGCCATCAGGGCCACATAGGGGTAGATGCCGGCCTTGATGCCGAAGCTGCCGCCGTTGTCGGCCGGGATCATCAGCCGGACGCGTGAGGCGGGTACGCCCAGCGCCCCGGCCAGGACCGGGACCATGGAGAACGGCCCGTGGAAGTTCGCCCACGCCTGAATGCCCGGTCCGTCGGCCT encodes the following:
- a CDS encoding MFS transporter, giving the protein MSPATRQPAKSPGAAVFASVAGWSFDLFDLFLLLYVAGPVSESIFPTSNPTLGMAAVFGSFAVTVVMRPAGAALFGEVADRRGRKKAMVVVMSGVGLTTAAMGLVPDYAAVGVLAPILFLTLRVVQGLFVGGVTATTHTLGTESIGPRWRGLMSGLIGAGGAGLGGALASVAYIGVSAAFPGPAFDAWGWRVLFFCGLGGALLSLFVARKVEESPAWEGSDTDRAPEPVPFRELLRGNGKKILALNVAVAAGGGAQYYLTSGFLPTLLSEIVPVTEGMRGFILLVSSLAVVVAAIGAGELSERIGRRRTMLGFGLCNLLALPAVVWAIAAAGGERGAVVAVLCVLMVMLSNAAYAPLMIFLNERYPTELRARGTAVSWNLGFMLGGLMPTFVSLLSPDLTDVPSRLVFFLAGASLVFVVTLIAVPETRGSVSFGRRPERAEQVGSGL
- a CDS encoding 2Fe-2S iron-sulfur cluster-binding protein, yielding MTVGEAGSREAGPRTPRPVKAGADDPVEVRMTVNGTPTVLSLPARVTLADALRDHLGLTGTHVGCEHGVCGMCTVLVDGEAARACLLFAVQLDGTDIVTVEGLGRPDSLHPLQESFGRHHALQCGFCTPGFLMSSYDLLVNKPDVTEEELPEELSGVICRCTGYRNILTAVDQTRRAHPEGIPGPGNCVRTALVGRAGQGTDASGGPDEAGDTVSPSVQDIVLPSGDPTIAVRITTEIDLPEDRVWGVLDDIYLLARCLPGAELTDDYGNGHYAGRARVSVGPIKLAFNGVAQILEHDREAGRLRAIAQGQDTGGAQTQADITLTTEATGTGTAMHADAKVYLTGRIAQFGRALAGDVSRRMFEQFADAVTEAATSGQAPSGPVKAPSALSLVFAPLLDRVRRLLRGAGPRRRSGRDKER
- a CDS encoding FAD binding domain-containing protein, whose translation is MKAAPFAYVRPSRLSDAIAELAETRGGGKVIAGGQSLTPVLAMRLARPDTLIDINSVEELGALTRSGPALHIGATVRQRRVERDPLGASVPLLRLALPWVGHRELRSRGTVCGSLAHADPAAELPAVACCLDAELTLSGPNGHRRVSAREFFHGAMTTALTPDEILTSVRLPVAAAGEGFGFAEIARRHGDFALAGVAVRVRLRAGGPEATMTAFGVSDRPVTRDLSERLAAAVNDGGDGLAGRLKEQLVAVVEEIVDTDGDIHASRDYRRRLLLALAGRELSKAYERARDGAEEVTT
- a CDS encoding enoyl-CoA hydratase/isomerase family protein — protein: MALTGGRIGLDHGHDGRVAYLTLDHGKYNIVTMETRQAMADRFAELDADENVRVVVVRGEGEHFTSGGDIPGFMEMEPVGFTDLGQNITAPSRSPKPVIAAVDGYCFGVGFELALSTDIRIATERSEFALPEMRLGMIPGSGGTQRLARLIGLSRAKYHVMTATRITARQAGDWGLVSAVLPDRAALDAEVERVVKTMLGYSPLALRTAKEVLDKGIDAPLYSGIELERKAYAMLRSSHDFAEGVAAFGEKRAPKFQGR
- a CDS encoding xanthine dehydrogenase family protein molybdopterin-binding subunit, coding for MTATTERPGRPTARIEDPALLTGRGRFLDDLDPLPGTLTAAVVRSPHPHARIRGVCLDRARRHPGVAAVIGPDEVAATLRPFPLSLKTPMPYYPTGTDKVRFVGEPVAVVVAADRYLAEDAAELVEIDYDPLPPLVDVEKALLPDAPRLHEGADSNVATDRTFEFGDVDGHFATADHVVKGKYTFPRYSSTPMECYAVVAHWQDEADGPGIQAWANFHGPFSMVPVLAGALGVPASRVRLMIPADNGGSFGIKAGIYPYVALMALASKHAGRPVRWTEDRIEHMLASSAGSDRVMWFEAAVSADGEVRALRADLVDNVGAYLRPPEPSTLYRCFGNITGAYTIDAVRIRSRAVVTNKTPTGLNRGFGGQQLYFGLERLMDQIAGVCGLDPVELRQRNLVGSADFPYATPTGGVYDSGDYQRALDMLLKNADYQALREEQRAARERGEYYGIGVATIVDPSATNIGYVSLATPAEQRTAGRGKSGSTEHVRVSVDLNGVVSVLLGTVPQGQGHATVAQAVVAEQLGLPLDQVRPVVEMDTATTPWTVTSGSYSSRFAPLLTSALVEAGEKLAETVKVAGATLLDVRRDEVELADGRVRVRAEPERSVLFRHAAGLVHWDPGALPEGTTARLYEEAAFTPPQAKAARRNDQINSSLCYGFVAELATVTIDAETRQLRLEKVVTVHDPGTILNPTLLEGQIHGALAHAMGGAMFEEMRYTDAGQPTATFMDYLCPTTAETRYALNSDHLETPSPLTRLGAKGCGEGSSMSLPVAIANAVADALAPAGVDITTLPLHGNVLNELLNGTDNERDL